TAAATTTACAAACTAATGCTCAAAACAGAGCGAGCATCGTTAACAATCGGACAACGACTAACAATAACTAAATAATCGACTAACTAAGTGAACGATTTAACTAATacactaaagatcatgtttaaatCAATAACGAATCTAACAAACCACTAGACTAAATAGAGATAgctaattaaataaacctaacttgaaactctaattaacaagaaataaccaaaatagaaaaataaataaataaaaaatcagaaactaatctactaaaataaattaaaaaatcagaaattaattaaagagatgacGATTATACCTAACAAGTATGCTTGAAGCCGTTCGAGCCACGAGAAGACGTCGAAGATGCTAAAAGGCGACTACCCGACTTCGAAACGCACGTTTCTTTCGGGTAGATGCTAGAACGAAATGCGTTTCAGCATCTCGCCAAAAGAAACGAATGTCTTTGAGTCGAAAAATAGCTAAGATGGGGGTTCGGGGCATTTTGGCGGTGGAGCCGTGGCGGCAGCGAGGAGCGGGCCGACGACGACGTGGATTTTGGGGGGTGAAATGGATAGGAAAAGATAGGTCTCGTGGAGCTCTATCCATTCATGTATGTGTTGTAGGGTGGTGTTGAacggagcttcaagaatttggaccaaaaagtggcggctaaagtttcttagatctaaaattcaaggagtttgagggttttttaaagaaattggtttggagatatgggaagaggaggttgtggagattatatggtgttaatttggaggtgtttggaggtggtccgccgccgGTGGGTGATTTCCGGCAGCGGCGGTGGCGacagagagaagagagagagagagagagagagagaagagagaaagagttatggGGGGAAATGAgagaatttttcaaatttttgaggctttaaatacctcttgagagatcaaaGATGGGCCATTAGATCAAGGGGTGATCAATGAgtgagatttgatcttgggtcacttaatgaaacgacgtagttttgaggcaaaactacgtcgttcCGGACTCTTTCAAAGGCAGccccttatcttgcacttttggctactttctctttcaaatttggcccaatttctttcttaatcctacttattaaactaaatttatacaaacaaataaattaattaagtaacttattcaaatgatcaattaactagattaattcaccaattgaatagttagttaattcctaaaatgcacaaataaagaaagaactattttttggtatttttatgataggaaatatgcaatcaaagacacaaaaattgggaaatataattaaagcaacaaaacactaatgactttaggaggtgttaaaatagtacaaaaattaggtattcacaggTTGCTGCAGAACATGcttagaaaggcagctcaccacaaagtctcgATAATCAGGGATGCGCGCGAGACTGATAttcagatgcacctgcctcaaatcctgcacattcagtacagaagtgtagcgtgagtacataaacaacatgtacccagtaagtatctaaatGTACATGCTTTGCACGTGCTTTGCACGTATTTTTTTGCGTGTATAAAAAAATGTATGAAatgtataataaaaataaattatatgtaatAGCAGTTGGCATCGAGATAAATACAACATttctttaaattcaaaataaattttttagtGTATCAATATTTTTACTCAAGCAATCATATTTAtctaataatatagatagatatacatataaatgtcttaaaatatttttaaaacttaaatttataaaatttatgCATGTACATTGCATCGCATTTTGTGCTATTACAAgattaaaaagtaaaatattaattgaaagatatatatatataccacattttaaaagaaaaattttcttATACTTTCTAATAAATGAAATCATCCTGTGATCTAAAGTTTAAGTAAGATAGAAGCATATAAAAGAcaataaattatatttgaaatttttttaggAGCAAACTCGCGACAACTTTACGAAGAAGCAATGACAGTTCGTTTCTTTGATATACTTGGAAGTCTTATACAACATTTTCTTAAAAATAGTTCTTAATATgtgtttttgaaaatatgcaattatgtTGTACGTAGAAGATAAGTAAGACTGAATTATGtaaagaaagaattaattaatttTGACATTTATAGGCAAATTCACGGCATaaaaatctataaggaaataaAGAAGATATGTTTGGAGGCTATCACCCTTGTGTTtattttggataattttgagaaaggtgaaaaatattcaagaattttatttttagttttatctaGAATTAGACTATGACTTAgactatatttatattttgtacATAATTAATCGCTTGAAATACCATATAAGTCCAAAAACTCAAGAGAAGAAATTTAGATTGACTTACAAATTTAATAAGTTCTATTATTAGTTGACTTTAAATTTTTAAGTATTAGGTAAAGTTCTACAAACTACTACTACTGTATTCAACTTGaactttttttttagaaaattaatttactattttaacgTAAAGTATAAACACAATCCCACAAGATATTATTATGAAACGAGGTACTTTCCACAAAATTTTGGCTTTTGTTCTTTCTATCTTGAAGCATTTACAATATTGATGAAGAACCGTTAGTTTTATCTTTTTAAACCGTTTTCGTTTTTAAATTGAGAAGTAAAAGTAGCACGACTCTGCCCGTTGGAATAAActtaatattttcaaaataagaaaagTCATTATGTTAAATACGAAAATAGTTTATATAGTTtcttacataattcaaataataaaatttgtataataaaattttatttaattttaaattcttaaatattagaaGTTTTTAtgtagttcaaataagaaaatatttaataataaaaagtttTAGTTGATTTCTAAGTTTAtaatatcatcaaaataataatattatgaTTTTGTCTAATGAAAGTTTGTTTTTAAaggataatatgtattatgacaaTATTCATTTACAAGGAAAAATactctttttattatttaaaaaattcaaaTAGCTATGAAAAACTTGAAAGAAGCGATTTCTAATAAGCAACGCCACGCACACATCGTACAAtgaaaaaagaattttatttattaattgaaAAAGGTCATAGAATTTAAGAAATCTCATAAAATTTAAGAGAGTAAAAGTGAAACATTCATAGTTGAATTCAAAAATCAACATATTAGCTCATTCTAAACTGAAAAAATTAATTGTAAGTGATTGATGGCAATTATCATTATATCCAACATGGAATGTAACTTTATGCTAATATATTTACTGTTTAAAATCAAATTTAGTCTAAAAATGATTAATTAACTCTAGAGGCGaaaaataaatactaaaagtTTGAAGAGCCAAATTCTCTCACTGCATATTCCTATCGTATTTAGTAAAGTAGAGtcctcttttaattaattttaaggtTAAATATCTATAGAAAACTTTAAAAGAAGCAATATTATCACTACATTCCTAGCGCATACCATAAAGTTTCCATAAATTGATATAATAATGGGATTTTCCTTTGTCACAAATTAAAGtgattttctttgttatttttgtaacaaatttattttattacatagctcaaataaggaagatttaatataaaaaatttagttgattttgaaatcctaaatattagggaaaAAAGACGAACGGCATTTCGCTAAGGACCTTCGTGTTTtcaatataatatagatagatatgaAAAAATGGTACAATCTACATCTTAGGGGTCATTTGATGTGATGGATAAGCAAAAATAATACTGGGACAAAAATTTAGTACCACATTATCCTTTATTTGGATACTAATCTCGGGATAAGTTTTTCGAGGATTAAAATagtaccgggataacttatacatGGCAGAGGGTGAAATAATAATCCCAGGATAAAACAGTAAAATTGATAATCCCAAAATTAGTACAATATACCAAAcagtcaataaaaaataatatcaaaataattaatctcaaCATAACTAATTTTAATATAATTAATCCTACAATAACTTATCTTCAAACTAGACGGCCCCTCAGAATGTAAAAGGCTCGTGGTATATTGATATGCCACAAGTATCTTTTGTGATAATCAGCCAGAGAAATATCTCCAACTTGTACTATAGGCCGAATGTTGTTCTCGCACTTTGACAATTGCAAGCTCAACGACCTTTCTCTTTTGTTCTTATTTCAGTAGTTGAAATTAAAACTAGAGAGGAAATGTATGCAGTCCTCAGATTCACTTATTATATAAGCTCAATGACCAATTTCTATTTTAATCTTATGATGCCTTTGCTATTaaactttaaatacaatattcGTTTtagttgttacttaaattttattgtgtcgcatcgttaaatccgtcgtttcgtaacgacgaaatgtgccactttatgtaacaaccgatttggtgtggttgcgtcgttatcttgtctttttctctcatctcaccattcattattattaaataattttattatatcatttatcctacctttttatataataaatttacctcgtatcataatttttctttataatattacaagtttattttttatattgCTGGTATGTGATATTATATTAAtcaaacgatacaatacaatacaatacgatacattagGAAACTATGCGTAAGAactatccaaacaagctgttataGTCCTCATAttcaattgtgccaaacacgaaaTTTCTTACATTTTGTCCTGAAATTCTATCATACATACAGTGATAGAAACCAAAAGAGATGTGTTTGCTTAATATTGAAGCAAATAGGGGACCTTTTGTATTTTGCTACATACCCCTCTCCTTTTTGTACTTTGGGATTGGATATTCTTGGGACAAAGGAGAAACCCCTATAAATTCCATTAccatctttttctcttcttttttccttttaaatttactTTACTATCATCTATCATGTACTTTTAAAATTTCGAAAGATAAAATATTACAAAGTTTAATGTCACGTCTCTACTTTatctccaaaaaaaaaatcttcaaatAGTATACCAAATTTTGGAACCAAAATCAATGGCCAAAGTTGTGGTCCACACGCTATTGGAAGTACGCAAGTTACATTAGTTATGAAATTGAGGTTTTTACGCTACAAACAGTCAAACACTCATTTATTGATAGGTCTTGATGTCCTCTTAGCTCCCCTTTCCCTTACCTTTTTTTCTCCTAATCCATTTTAGTATGACCAAATAGTACAGTTTTGTCTATACTATTAATAGTATCAAACAACATGCAATAATTAATTAATGTTGGTAAATAACTACGTACAATAGAAAACAAGTGTGTAACCACCGAAAGGTGTAGTGGTTGCTTAGGATACCGCATCATTTGCTTAGAAATGACCTGATTTATAATTGGTAATTGAAAATTAGTCatacttttaaaaataattgaaatttagtcattttttcatataaaaataaaatttgaacaaaaataatcttaaaaattcagaaaatttcagcataatatattgtagttcgaattttttacatatgaaattccagcataatatgttagaATTTCATAatgtactggagttccaacaGAATATGCTGAAAGTTTATATGCAGGAGTTCCAtaattcagcatattatgctggaactttccgtgttttaGCTAGAGTGTTTTTATTCAAATTTTATCTCCGCATAACATAGTGGCTATGTTTCAATGAATTTGTAaatgctgactatttttcaattagcaATTAGAAAATTGGCTAGCCGAGggtatttttacccttttaagtAGGAAATACTTTATCCTACTAATAGACGTACACGCTCAATTTCGAATTAGTTCAGTTACCTGGTGATTAAACCGACAAAAGTGCTGATCGGAACGACTGTAATTCAGACTTGGTCAAACTTCATTTCtgttaagaaagaaaaaataagtatTAATTTCTGTTAACTATCAAACTCAGAGGGCTCTTAATTGTCTGATTGGGATTTCTACCTATTCCTTTTCAAATACAGCCTGCTAATGATTTATTTAAACAGAAAAGTTCCATCTCCTCTTTTTCACATGTTTTATATTGacaaagaataaaagaaagaatttcaaTGTGATATTCGACGGTCAACATTGACTGATATATGGCATTTGATTTTTctcccaaaaaaagaaaaaaaaaaatcttgggtAAAGGCGGCCATTGAGTAGTAGTagaggacaaaagaaaagaattttcaGTGACATTTAACTAAACAATTTACTTAAATTGATATAATATGAATAAGATTTAACTCTATATATTAAGTCTGAAAGAACTTTTATATTAATGCATTCTAACGTGTTGTATTTAGGGGTGTCAAACGGATGAGTAGGGTCGGATATGGACGAATAGAAAATGGATAATACAAAAACGAATAAATTATCCGAACCAACTCATATTAAATAcggatagaaaatggttaatcgACGAACAcagacttcttgaatatgattacttttgggagaatttctaatctcccaaacttgaggaacccacAATTTGAGTCtttataaatataaaagttaaacccattagttatccattgattatccattttctaagtggataatatagttcttatctatatttgggccgtttttaaaaagtttattatccaacccatttttaatgGATAACATGAATGAATAACTGTTTTTTTATCCATTTTGTCACCACTAGTTGTATAagtagtttatttcatattttaaattcctaatttcgcctttttttttaataaatgatTACATATAATTATAACATtataatataaatttttattaCATTGAAGTGCTCCCttactaaaaaaaaattatcatgaCATGGAAAGTTGCAAATTAGGATCCTCACTCAGGAAGTGCTGATGACTCATGTCTCATGTTACCTGTAAATGGTGGGAATAACATTTAAAAGCTTACAATAATTTTACATCCATTCTATCCTAGGAAAAGTCAAAGCATgcctttaataatgttaaaaAGTAGGAGAGCAAAAAAGAGACACTCAAAAATTACAATATAAAAGATCAAAGCCACAACCACTTTCAGTTGTTCCCATATATCAATCCATTTTTACACAAAACAAAAACTCAATCAAATACCAAAACACCCCAAAAAAAAACTCTCTTTTTGTGTCCAAATATGGAGAATTTTAGATCTGTATCAACAAGAGAAGGAAGGATGCAAATAGAAAATTATTATGGGTGTCCAACAAATATGCAAGATTTGAGAAGTTTTAGTACTAATTCCTATGCTCCTTATTCATATGGGGGCATAGATAAAGAAGTGAAGATCAAGAAGAGCAAAAGTACAGCATCTTCAAGAAATTGGGCTTTTAATGATCCTGAATTGCAAAGGAAAAGAAGAGTTATTGGATATAAATCATATGCTATGGAGGGTAAAATGAAAGGTTCTTTGAGAAAGAGTTTTAGGTGGATCAAGAATACTTGTAATCATGTAGTTCATGGATTCTGGTGAAATTTGCACTTCATCAAATTGACTAGTAATTTTCTTGGgctattgtcttttttttttctttttttttaaatatttaatttaagcaTTTTTTACTTATATAAAATGTACTATCATTGAGTGATACAGTGGGGggttctccccccccccccccccttctcccCTCTTCTTTATTTTGGTTAGTTATATGAAAAAAGGGATTTCAGAATCCCATTTGTCAGAGCTAAGAAAAATTGCTCATTGTTGTGATCTTGCAAAAAATCATCaatgtaatatatatatagattggtCTCCTCTTGAGAAAGAAATTGGTCCTTATGTTCTAGAGACATGTTTAATAGCAACAATTACACCTCAAGTTTTACGgctatttccttttatttatgcTCATCTCAGTCTAATATTATACAAAAATCAAAACacaaaacagaaaaaagaagaagaagagaaacagGAATATCTATATGTGATGATATTAATTCAAGAAAGCTGCTTTTTAGTCATAAGAATAAGAATATAGTACTAAGAGCCCGTTTGAATTGGCTTATTTTAAATGCTTTTAAGCCAAAATCGCTTTTAAGCCATTTTGTAGTGtttgaataaagtaaaaaaagtgcttttaagcacttgtttttaagctaaaatgacaaaaacaagcCAAAAGTTAAAAGCTAAATATCCTAACTTATGGCTTAAAAactattttggcttaaaagttaCTTAAAATAAGCTCATCCAAACAGGCTCTAATTACTAAATGTGAGGTGGTTCCACCGGTTGGGTCGGAGTTTTTGTCTTTAGCACAAAGAGAATTTGGTAGAAAGGGAAAAGAGATATTTGAAGATTGTGCGAGTTTATATTTTAGCTTAGCATGTGCATTTTAGTATTAGGAAGTTTCGCTCAATTCCATAACCTATTAaccttgttttattttgttttcggTCAGCCCTATTATTAACCTTTGTTACTCCCTTTGGTCCAGTttaattgatttttggctattttcatatatatattttttggtcgttttcacacatattaagaaattcaccttttagCATTAGTTAACAATGAAATTGGcaatattaaccttaatttgttcattggaAATATAACGAATACTTCTAGACTCTTTAATCCAAGGGAAACTTCGGAAAAAGAAGTTAATTTTttcttgatatttgaaaataTCAATATTGTGGACCAAAAATAAAACTAGAAAATTAATTAATGTAGACCAGAGGGAGTATTAGCTTTTCATCGTTACAAATAACTAATAAGGCCGACATTCGAAGATGCACGCTTAGAATTATTGGCTTCCTTTTACTTCTATTTATTTACGGATGCGTTTTATTGACGAAAGTTATTTTCGATGAAACATATTTTCTTAAAAACTACTTCTTGAAAAGTATCTGTAgatatttataaagaaaatgactcaTGTCGATAAGAAAAAGAAGTTACTTTTCCTTTTGGTGAAAAATGTTTTTCTTTCTTAAGCAAACACTTATATTTTCAATAATAACTTTCGTCATATTCAAATAAGATATCTATTTTTACTTCTTATATTGGGCAACGAATGATTTCCTATCACCCATCTTTAATATTTCTTTCCAAAAGATGGAATCTGCTAATAGGGATGGAGTTTCTTTCTGCTTCCTTTTACTTTATAGTTCACTTTTTCCATTGGACAAAAAGTGTATCACCCATCTTGGATATTTTCCTTCAAAAACACGGCATCTGCTTAATA
This DNA window, taken from Nicotiana tabacum cultivar K326 chromosome 4, ASM71507v2, whole genome shotgun sequence, encodes the following:
- the LOC107761458 gene encoding uncharacterized protein LOC107761458, producing the protein MENFRSVSTREGRMQIENYYGCPTNMQDLRSFSTNSYAPYSYGGIDKEVKIKKSKSTASSRNWAFNDPELQRKRRVIGYKSYAMEGKMKGSLRKSFRWIKNTCNHVVHGFW